The region TTGGAAAATGACCCAGGGAGGGAAACTTGTCAAACAGCCAGTAACAACAGGCATTGAAATGAAGGGGAAAACTGAAGTAACAAAAGGTGCCAAACTTGGTGAATGGGTAGCGGGGGATCAACAGGCTCCGTTTCGTCATGGAACATCATTTATTACCCCATTACAACTGGATCAACTGAAATGGAAACAATTTGTTAAACAAAAAGATTGGAAAGAGGATTTCATTGCTGGATTGTTAACACGATAAAAACATATGATGTAAAAATAAGCCTTTATGGAAGAGGCTTATTTTTGTTTCCTGTCACCAGTCATAAATGCCAAACCTGTCCCATAAAATAGTCCAAGCAGAAGAATAAGGAGCGAATGAGATATGGGACGTGTTGGTAAAGTTGTGTGCTGGGGGGCAGGATTGGTACTGCTAGCCTTCTTAATTCAGTTTCCAATTCAAAAAACGGAAAACACCTGGAAAACATGGTCATTGCCCCTTGCCGGTAAAACGATTGTTATTGATCCTGGACATGGTGGCCCTGACGGAGGAGCCGAGGGGAAAGACAACACCCAGGAAAAAGATATTACCCTGAACGTCGCCAAAAAAGTGCGGAACTATTTGCAGCAATCAGGCGCACTTGTTTACCTAACCAGGGAAGAGGATATAGACCTGGCTGACAAGGGTACAAGTGGACTATCACGGAGGAAGTCGGAGGATATTCGCAAGCGGGTTGCTTTTATTCAGGAAAA is a window of Lentibacillus daqui DNA encoding:
- the cwlD gene encoding N-acetylmuramoyl-L-alanine amidase CwlD, whose protein sequence is MGRVGKVVCWGAGLVLLAFLIQFPIQKTENTWKTWSLPLAGKTIVIDPGHGGPDGGAEGKDNTQEKDITLNVAKKVRNYLQQSGALVYLTREEDIDLADKGTSGLSRRKSEDIRKRVAFIQEKHADFFVSIHLNAIPSSRWHGAQTFYYPKFEESKHLAKMIQSEVIRNLENTNRTPLALNTVYLLKHAGVPGALVELGFLSNEQEREQLKQDDYQLKMAGSIYEGILRYATEDMEEGED